From Nostoc flagelliforme CCNUN1, a single genomic window includes:
- a CDS encoding four helix bundle protein — MSQQKDITDRTFNFAVRIVNLCKVLDERPGVGRVLYKQLIRSGTSIGANVEESQSAQSKADFVHKLEIALKEARETRYWLRIMISTQIIEPSKLSSLLTESEELIKIIASIIVKTKQNNPK, encoded by the coding sequence ATGAGTCAACAAAAAGATATTACAGATAGAACATTCAACTTTGCCGTTAGAATAGTCAACTTATGCAAAGTATTAGATGAAAGACCAGGAGTAGGGCGAGTTTTATATAAACAGCTAATTAGGTCTGGAACTTCTATAGGTGCAAATGTTGAAGAATCTCAATCTGCTCAAAGCAAAGCTGACTTTGTGCATAAACTAGAAATTGCTCTTAAAGAAGCCAGAGAAACAAGATATTGGCTGAGAATCATGATAAGTACCCAAATCATAGAACCATCAAAATTGTCGTCTTTGCTAACTGAAAGCGAAGAACTCATCAAAATAATCGCATCAATAATAGTCAAAACCAAGCAAAACAATCCTAAATAA
- a CDS encoding reverse transcriptase domain-containing protein gives MCQKLEVQVAMNTPGVDKLLVLTPEARGVLVDVLGKFIPWKPLPSKRVEIPKPNGKKRPLGIPSIIDRCLQAIVKNALEPSWEALFEGTSYGFRPGRSAHDAIEKIYGICRPNKRKKWVVDADIQGCFDNIDHDHLMKSIGNFPARKLIYQWLKAGVMDKGVFHETVNGTPQGGIVSPLLANIALHGMEQALGVKYDYRGQSIGKRIVVRYADDFCVFCETEKDAFQCVEVVKGWLAQRGLNISDEKTSIKHLANGFDFLGFNGMALPRFQHCYRMETTHKA, from the coding sequence ATGTGCCAAAAGCTAGAGGTACAAGTAGCAATGAATACGCCTGGGGTGGATAAACTTCTGGTACTTACACCAGAAGCAAGAGGTGTGTTAGTGGATGTTTTGGGAAAATTTATCCCCTGGAAACCACTACCATCTAAGCGTGTCGAAATTCCTAAGCCAAACGGTAAGAAACGCCCCCTCGGAATACCTAGCATAATTGATAGATGCCTCCAGGCAATCGTCAAGAATGCCCTGGAACCAAGCTGGGAAGCTTTATTTGAAGGGACAAGCTACGGTTTCCGCCCTGGCAGAAGCGCCCATGACGCCATAGAGAAAATATATGGTATATGTCGCCCTAATAAGCGGAAAAAATGGGTGGTGGATGCTGACATTCAAGGGTGTTTCGATAATATTGACCATGACCACCTGATGAAAAGTATTGGTAACTTTCCAGCTAGAAAGCTGATTTATCAATGGCTCAAAGCAGGAGTAATGGATAAAGGGGTTTTTCACGAAACAGTCAACGGCACGCCACAAGGCGGCATCGTTAGCCCCCTCTTGGCTAATATTGCACTACACGGAATGGAACAAGCACTTGGAGTCAAATACGATTACCGAGGACAGTCTATCGGCAAGCGCATAGTTGTGCGCTACGCTGACGATTTCTGTGTGTTTTGTGAAACCGAAAAGGATGCTTTTCAATGCGTAGAAGTAGTTAAAGGATGGCTGGCACAAAGGGGGCTTAACATCTCCGACGAAAAAACCAGTATAAAACATCTAGCCAACGGCTTCGACTTTCTCGGCTTCAACGGAATGGCACTACCGAGATTCCAACACTGCTACAGGATGGAAACTACTCATAAAGCCTAG
- a CDS encoding DUF1392 domain-containing protein — MTEQIITLQKCWYLSPPWGKTIPPIEVNLLERVYLRTTRTFGYCCGMQWKHECWIYSIDCRNEILHATQNQIIGIGELEAIKVQKPAFVLGERVMLCSHDKGTKQRLILGIGLVNNSWFYLVELMSPTLINTPTISNRFSLVGEKSLVRVNA, encoded by the coding sequence ATGACAGAACAAATTATTACTCTCCAAAAATGCTGGTATCTCTCCCCACCTTGGGGCAAAACAATTCCACCAATTGAGGTTAATTTACTGGAAAGAGTATACCTCAGAACCACGAGAACATTCGGCTATTGCTGCGGTATGCAATGGAAGCATGAGTGCTGGATTTATTCAATTGATTGCCGTAATGAAATACTCCACGCCACACAAAACCAAATCATCGGTATTGGAGAATTAGAAGCCATCAAGGTGCAAAAACCTGCCTTCGTTCTGGGCGAAAGAGTGATGCTCTGTTCTCACGATAAGGGAACAAAACAACGGCTGATTTTGGGGATTGGGCTGGTGAATAATTCTTGGTTTTACCTTGTTGAATTGATGTCGCCGACGTTAATTAATACACCGACTATATCGAATCGTTTCTCATTAGTTGGTGAAAAAAGTTTAGTGCGAGTAAATGCTTGA
- a CDS encoding DUF5992 family protein: MLTVIKRLFIGTLTLVFPSGIFLTTGVGVAKADSLVTNAKITIVQNTSSNGDNYAVGVSGGTGPCINQIIIFPASAVLNREIHSRGYQAALTALTQGYLVSIFDYSGASCSNGGQISISKEPT; encoded by the coding sequence ATGTTAACAGTTATTAAACGTTTGTTCATCGGTACACTAACACTTGTTTTTCCATCTGGGATCTTTTTAACTACTGGAGTTGGCGTTGCTAAAGCTGACTCTTTAGTTACAAACGCAAAGATCACAATTGTTCAAAATACTTCAAGTAATGGGGATAATTATGCTGTTGGTGTAAGCGGTGGAACCGGTCCTTGTATCAATCAGATAATAATCTTCCCTGCATCAGCAGTACTCAATCGCGAGATTCACTCACGTGGCTATCAAGCTGCATTAACTGCACTAACTCAAGGATATTTAGTAAGTATTTTCGACTATTCTGGTGCTTCTTGCAGTAATGGAGGTCAAATATCTATTAGCAAAGAACCAACCTAA
- a CDS encoding helix-turn-helix domain-containing protein — MKIRRYTDIEISGLGGKIKQARKADGRSVEVLAGEADISRSYWHDIEAERIRDALPEDTLRKIERVLGIDLGVKFDD; from the coding sequence GTGAAAATCAGACGCTACACAGACATTGAAATTTCAGGTTTAGGAGGAAAAATTAAACAAGCTAGAAAAGCTGATGGGCGTTCAGTCGAGGTTTTGGCAGGAGAAGCTGATATTAGCCGATCTTACTGGCACGATATTGAGGCAGAACGAATACGAGATGCTTTGCCTGAAGACACATTAAGGAAAATTGAGCGAGTACTTGGTATTGACTTAGGAGTGAAATTCGATGATTAA